A portion of the Luxibacter massiliensis genome contains these proteins:
- a CDS encoding Crp/Fnr family transcriptional regulator has translation MKELLKNTLPFWNDLTEEEKNRLALQVMESSYEKGSVLHYGGRECAGVQIIRKGQARVFVTSPAGGEITLFRLLGGDVSILSAACMMRGLDIELDMEIEEDSVICTIPKILYKEISDKNAKVKDYTLEMISERFSDIMWLFNQYVFSNVASRLADSILEHRALGGTDNLTITHDALARDIGTAREVVTRLLKQFQTDGLVRLTRGHVEVLDAVKLGKV, from the coding sequence ATGAAAGAGTTATTGAAAAATACCCTTCCTTTTTGGAATGACCTTACAGAGGAAGAAAAGAACAGGTTAGCATTACAGGTGATGGAAAGCTCCTATGAGAAGGGCAGTGTGCTTCATTATGGAGGGCGGGAATGTGCCGGGGTCCAGATTATCAGAAAGGGCCAGGCAAGAGTTTTTGTGACTTCCCCGGCAGGGGGAGAGATTACTTTGTTCCGCCTGCTGGGCGGCGATGTAAGTATATTAAGCGCAGCATGTATGATGAGAGGTTTGGATATAGAGCTGGATATGGAGATAGAAGAGGATTCAGTCATATGTACAATACCTAAAATACTTTATAAAGAGATTAGTGACAAAAATGCAAAGGTAAAAGATTATACTCTGGAGATGATATCAGAAAGGTTTTCAGATATTATGTGGCTGTTCAATCAGTATGTATTTTCCAATGTGGCCTCCCGCCTGGCAGATTCGATTTTGGAGCACAGGGCACTGGGCGGGACAGATAATCTCACTATTACCCATGATGCCCTGGCAAGGGACATTGGGACAGCAAGGGAAGTTGTAACAAGACTTTTAAAGCAGTTCCAGACTGACGGACTGGTGAGGCTCACCAGAGGCCATGTGGAGGTATTAGATGCTGTGAAGCTGGGTAAAGTATAA
- the abc-f gene encoding ribosomal protection-like ABC-F family protein, with the protein MSRIQISNLTFSYDSSFDYIFQDVSFQIDTDWKLGFIGRNGRGKTTFLNLLMDKYEYRGAIHSNVCFEYFPYPVDTPNEITLSIVERISPQAEDWQIFRELNLLGTDPGVLYRPFRTLSNGEQTKTLLAALFLRDNAFLLIDEPTNHLDEHARKLVAEYLLSKKGFILVSHDRFFLDKCVDHILSINKANIELQKGNFTSWYENKKALDKMEEERSIQLKGEIRRLKESSRQNAAWSNKIEKTKTGTRVGGLKPDRGHIGHQAAKMMKRAKSIQNREEHALCEKEKLLKNIETAENLKLNSLPWHSSLLLSADNISISYGDISVCQNISFSVHKGDRICLKGKNGCGKTSLMRLLLGDPVPHKGSFYIGTGIKISYIPQDTTWMQGTLTEFSRTYGLNESTFKTVLRKLGIERIQFEKPIQNFSQGQKKKVLLAKSLCEPAHLFFWDEPLNFIDVFSRMQIEALLTEYAPAMIFIEHDKAFQERIATHTITF; encoded by the coding sequence ATGTCAAGAATACAAATATCCAACCTAACATTTTCCTATGACAGCAGCTTTGACTATATATTCCAGGACGTCTCCTTCCAGATAGATACAGACTGGAAGCTTGGCTTTATCGGCAGAAATGGCCGGGGCAAAACTACCTTTCTAAATCTGCTTATGGACAAATACGAGTATAGGGGAGCCATCCATTCCAATGTATGCTTTGAATACTTCCCATATCCTGTGGATACACCTAATGAAATCACACTTTCTATAGTAGAAAGAATATCACCCCAGGCAGAAGACTGGCAGATATTCAGAGAATTAAACTTGTTAGGCACTGATCCCGGGGTACTTTACCGTCCTTTTCGGACACTCAGCAATGGCGAGCAGACAAAGACTCTGCTTGCAGCCCTCTTTCTCAGGGACAATGCATTTCTGTTAATTGACGAACCCACCAATCATCTGGATGAACATGCCAGAAAACTAGTAGCTGAATATCTGCTCTCTAAAAAAGGATTTATCCTGGTTTCCCACGACCGGTTCTTTCTGGATAAGTGTGTTGACCATATACTTTCAATAAACAAGGCGAATATAGAGCTCCAAAAGGGAAACTTCACTTCCTGGTATGAGAATAAAAAGGCGCTAGACAAAATGGAAGAAGAACGCAGCATCCAATTAAAGGGAGAGATCCGCCGGCTTAAAGAATCCTCCCGGCAGAACGCGGCATGGTCCAACAAAATTGAAAAAACTAAGACCGGAACCCGTGTTGGCGGACTTAAGCCGGACAGAGGGCATATTGGACATCAGGCAGCCAAAATGATGAAACGTGCAAAATCCATCCAGAACAGAGAAGAACATGCACTTTGCGAAAAGGAAAAGCTGCTTAAAAATATTGAGACGGCTGAGAACCTGAAACTAAACTCCCTGCCCTGGCACTCAAGCCTGCTTTTATCCGCAGATAATATCAGCATCTCCTATGGGGATATATCCGTATGCCAAAATATCAGCTTTTCTGTACACAAGGGGGACCGTATATGCCTGAAAGGAAAAAATGGCTGCGGAAAGACCAGTCTGATGAGGCTTTTGCTGGGAGACCCCGTTCCTCACAAAGGTTCCTTCTATATAGGAACTGGTATCAAAATATCCTATATCCCTCAAGATACCACCTGGATGCAGGGTACTTTGACTGAGTTTTCCAGGACCTATGGGTTAAATGAAAGTACTTTTAAGACAGTACTTAGAAAATTAGGGATCGAACGGATACAGTTTGAGAAACCCATCCAAAATTTCAGCCAGGGGCAGAAAAAGAAAGTACTTTTAGCGAAAAGTCTCTGCGAACCTGCCCACCTGTTTTTCTGGGATGAACCCTTAAATTTTATAGATGTATTCTCCCGCATGCAGATAGAGGCACTTCTTACAGAATATGCCCCGGCCATGATCTTCATAGAGCATGACAAAGCCTTTCAGGAAAGGATTGCAACCCACACTATAACCTTCTAA
- the trxA gene encoding thioredoxin has translation MSVVKLTTENFEQEVIHSDKPVLVDFYADWCGPCKMMAPVVEEIAAEKEDVKVGKLNIDEEMEIAQKYKVMSIPTFMVFKGGEAVKRDMGAKPKSEVISMFE, from the coding sequence ATGTCAGTTGTCAAACTTACAACAGAAAATTTTGAGCAGGAAGTGATTCATTCAGATAAACCAGTACTGGTTGATTTTTATGCAGATTGGTGCGGCCCGTGTAAAATGATGGCTCCGGTGGTAGAGGAGATTGCTGCAGAGAAGGAAGATGTGAAGGTAGGAAAGTTAAATATTGATGAAGAAATGGAAATTGCCCAGAAATATAAGGTTATGAGCATCCCTACATTTATGGTATTTAAAGGAGGGGAGGCAGTAAAAAGAGATATGGGGGCAAAGCCAAAAAGTGAAGTGATCTCCATGTTTGAGTAG